TTCCCGCGCCGGTAGCCGCCGTCGGCGGTGATCACGACCTTGGCCTCGGCGTCGAGCACGCGGTCGCGCAGCGACTCGGCGGAGAAGCCGCCGAAGACGACGCTATGGATCGCGCCGATGCGGGCGCAGGCGAGCATCGCCACGACCGCCTCCGGAATCATCGGCAGGTAGATGGCGACGCGGTCGCCGCGTCCGACGCCGAGCCTCTTGAGAGCGTTCGCCAGCCGGCACGTCTCGCGGTGCAGCTCCTCGTAGGTCAGCCGGCGGACCTCGCCCGGCTCCCCCTCCCAGATCAGCGCCGTCTTCGTCCGGCGCGGCCCGCCCAGGTGGCGGTCGAGACAGTTGTGCGCGGCGTTGATCTTGCCTCCGACGAACCACTTGGCGTCGGGAGGGTTCCACTCCAGGACTTTGGTCCACCGCTCGAACCAGTCGAGCTCCTCGGCGAATCCGGCCCAGAAACCCTCCGGGTCGGCCTCGGCCCGCTCGTAGACTCCGGGGTCGCTGACCACCGCGGCCTTGCGGAACGCCGGCGGCGGCGGGAAGCGCCGCCGCTCGTCGAGCAGGGCCTCGAGATCGGACCGGTCGTTGTCGCGATCGCTCATCAAGACCTCCTCCGGACCCGGGTCCTCCCGTCCGCCCCGGGTGCGCGAAAGTGTAACAGCCCGGCCGATCGGCTACCGGGCGCGGGACCGGCGGCGCGTGCCCCCGGCTCCGTCGCAGGGAGCGGTCCGCGGGAACGACGAGCCGGCCGGCGCAGAGGCCGGCGGCGGGGTTCAGGGTGCCGGTTCCCCCGCGGCCCGCCGTGCTGCACGGGCGAGGGGCCAGGCCTCGGCGACGAGGAAAACCGCGAGCATGACGAGGACCGTGTCGATGGCGGCGATCAGCCAGTGCCGGTCGGCTGCCGCCAGCGAACGGTATAGCTGCCAGAGCAGCGCCCCGATCGTCGTGAGGAGCATGAGCAGCGCCGGGACGAGGATGGGCAGAGCCTTCACTCCGCGCTGGATCAGCCAGCACGCGACGACGAGCAGGGCGAGCGCGGCGACGAGCTGGTTCGAGGCCCCGAAGGCCGGCCACAGCGCGCGCCACTGGCCGGTGAGCGCCAGCGCCGCCCCGGCGACGACGACCAGGAGCGTCGGCAGGTAGCGGCCCTTCCAGCCGAACAGCTCGGCGGTCAGGTAGCGGCCCAGCCGCGTCGCGGTGTCGAGGGTCGTCAGGATGAAGAAATTCAACCCCATGACGGCGAAGGCCGTCCCGTACTCGCCGAAGAACGGCCGCGTGAGAGCCCCGTACCCCTCGCCGAAGGCGAGGATCGCGCCGCCCGGCGCACGCACCAGCTCCGCGTGCCGCGCGGCGGTCAGACCGCCGCCGACGGCGGCGACGACGAGCACCGCGACCAGCGATTCGAGCAGCATCGCGCCGTAGCCGATGCGGCAGGCGTGGGCCTCGGAGTCGAGCTGCTTGCAGGTCGTCCCGGAGGAGACGACCGAGTGGAACCCGGAGATCGCGCCGCAGGCGATCGTGACGAACAGCATCGGCCACAGCGGCCCGGCGGCGGGCCACTCCGAGGGCAGGAACTCCGTCCCGGCGCGGGCGGTCATGGGCGGATCGGTCCACACCGCCCCGAGCAGCCCGAGTCCGATGGTCGCGAACAGGACATAGGACGACAGGTAATCGCGGGGCTGGAGCAGGTACTGCACCGGCAGCACCGAGGCGACGAAGCAGTAGGCGAACAGGATCAGCATCCACGACGTGTGCCCGCCCCAGCCGAGCGGCCAGTGTTGCCCCGCCGCCATCAACAGCCCCAGGCCGGCCAGGCCGAGCACCGTCACCAGCGCCAAACGCAGCTGCCCGCCTTCCTTCCGGCGGTAGAGCGCGAAAC
This genomic stretch from Acidobacteriota bacterium harbors:
- a CDS encoding carbon starvation protein A — encoded protein: MLVTWELALRFRRHVSVRSGSRQTRNEEPGSKLPGDASRRPAGTSRKRTSSAATSNRRRGCAQSWWVARYTARPARVPGFGASKVTARWLMLLSVAVLAAGYVVYGRFISRLVGVDPSRPTPAHVRYDGVDYVPARHWLVLFGHHFSSICAAGPIVGPALAVAYWGYGVSLVWILAGAVVMGAVVDFSSLVVAVRHGGVSISEVAGRVITPRARVLFTAFILIALILVLAVFAHLAAGTFVEKPEIVLPSWGILPIAVAAGFALYRRKEGGQLRLALVTVLGLAGLGLLMAAGQHWPLGWGGHTSWMLILFAYCFVASVLPVQYLLQPRDYLSSYVLFATIGLGLLGAVWTDPPMTARAGTEFLPSEWPAAGPLWPMLFVTIACGAISGFHSVVSSGTTCKQLDSEAHACRIGYGAMLLESLVAVLVVAAVGGGLTAARHAELVRAPGGAILAFGEGYGALTRPFFGEYGTAFAVMGLNFFILTTLDTATRLGRYLTAELFGWKGRYLPTLLVVVAGAALALTGQWRALWPAFGASNQLVAALALLVVACWLIQRGVKALPILVPALLMLLTTIGALLWQLYRSLAAADRHWLIAAIDTVLVMLAVFLVAEAWPLARAARRAAGEPAP